A region of Cloacibacillus sp. DNA encodes the following proteins:
- the dnaN gene encoding DNA polymerase III subunit beta — translation MKLTINKKQFLASWGLAERSTSASGSVSILSSILVKADFESVLLQATDIKTSIICFASGVTVTEPGEAVFPIKMVSDLFKKAPGEEFTIEVNEGKVILRAGRSKYNFSSYPVREFPVLPSSDSADLFCRISAAELAKVIEEGTLAASTGEEFPLYLSSANLQITQNRLNIVSTDTRRLALSSAVVTDGAEAVTALLPMKGVKELQRILGSLNPETEVKVLFDSAQFYFKTETLEFTVRRVESKFPPYEKILPKNSTLNVVTDRGGLISALERVDVIVRDFNRMVVLDIIPGSEMVLRGKAPDFGQAKEEIGAEAEGEKLRIAVNSKFFLEALKVMRDPEVKLSFNGQAGHMAVKRSDSDDFLCLIAPINLSEDELRMFDTEQNGADGI, via the coding sequence ATGAAGCTTACAATCAACAAAAAGCAGTTCCTTGCAAGCTGGGGTCTCGCTGAGAGAAGCACATCCGCTTCAGGATCGGTGAGCATACTCTCGTCAATCCTCGTTAAGGCGGACTTTGAATCGGTACTGCTGCAGGCGACCGATATAAAGACATCGATAATCTGCTTTGCATCCGGCGTTACCGTAACAGAACCAGGAGAGGCCGTTTTCCCGATCAAAATGGTCAGCGACCTCTTCAAGAAGGCTCCCGGTGAGGAATTCACCATCGAGGTAAACGAAGGAAAGGTGATTCTGAGAGCCGGCAGAAGCAAATACAACTTCTCCAGCTATCCGGTACGCGAATTTCCCGTACTGCCGTCATCGGACAGCGCTGATCTCTTCTGCCGCATATCGGCGGCGGAGCTCGCTAAGGTTATCGAAGAGGGAACGCTCGCGGCCTCGACCGGTGAGGAATTCCCGCTCTATCTCTCCTCCGCAAATCTGCAGATAACGCAGAACAGACTGAACATCGTCTCTACGGATACGCGCAGACTCGCGCTATCCTCAGCGGTGGTGACCGACGGGGCCGAAGCGGTGACGGCGCTGCTGCCGATGAAGGGGGTAAAGGAGCTTCAGAGGATACTCGGCTCGCTGAACCCGGAGACGGAGGTAAAGGTGCTCTTTGACAGCGCGCAGTTCTACTTCAAGACCGAGACGCTGGAATTCACCGTCCGCCGCGTGGAATCAAAATTCCCCCCCTATGAAAAAATACTGCCGAAGAACAGCACCCTCAACGTCGTTACCGACAGGGGAGGGCTTATATCCGCCCTTGAACGAGTGGACGTCATCGTTCGGGACTTTAACCGCATGGTAGTTCTGGACATCATTCCCGGCTCGGAGATGGTATTGCGCGGTAAGGCCCCCGATTTCGGACAGGCCAAGGAAGAGATCGGCGCGGAGGCGGAGGGCGAAAAGCTGAGGATCGCCGTAAACTCAAAGTTTTTCCTGGAAGCCCTCAAGGTGATGAGAGATCCCGAGGTGAAGCTTTCTTTCAACGGCCAGGCCGGCCATATGGCGGTAAAACGCAGTGACAGCGACGATTTCTTATGTCTCATCGCGCCG
- the dnaA gene encoding chromosomal replication initiator protein DnaA, producing the protein MDLDIIWKEYYKYCMEKMGAEDKTAEIYLQTCMPLSLEDGVLVLDVATQFAMDQIKSRYLARMKELLIETSFGTDIKLKISSDQPESTRVQEPQPKSPQPKPSAGRNGLNPNYVFSTFVVGKSNRLPHAASLAVAESPGNTYNPFFIWGKVGLGKTHLMHAIGHHIAATNNNTKILYVSAEKFTNDLITAIRNNTNQEFRARYRELDVLMIDDVQFIAGKEQTQEEFFWTFNTLHDAKKQIIISADRPPKDIEGIADRLVSRFEWGLVTDIQPPDLETRVAILQKKAEMKKYMNIPEDVIMFIAQNIPSNIRELEGSLNRIVACSDLNHEPINIENASVWLKDLIKEHPLGTVSIGLIQQLTAESFGFTVEELLSKKRTADLALARQAAMYVARNKTSEALIQIAYAFNKKDHTVVIHACKKIAELIKTDLRVRSFVDNIVNKL; encoded by the coding sequence ATGGATTTAGACATTATTTGGAAAGAATACTATAAGTACTGCATGGAAAAGATGGGGGCCGAAGATAAGACTGCGGAGATATATCTTCAGACTTGTATGCCCCTATCGCTTGAAGACGGCGTGCTTGTACTTGACGTCGCCACTCAATTTGCGATGGATCAGATAAAGTCGAGATACCTCGCAAGGATGAAGGAGCTGCTCATCGAGACAAGCTTCGGTACGGATATCAAGCTCAAGATATCCTCCGACCAGCCCGAGTCCACAAGAGTGCAGGAACCGCAGCCTAAGAGCCCGCAGCCAAAGCCGTCGGCGGGACGTAACGGCCTTAATCCGAATTATGTCTTCTCGACATTCGTCGTGGGAAAGTCAAACAGGCTCCCCCACGCCGCGAGTCTGGCGGTCGCCGAGTCCCCGGGAAATACCTACAATCCCTTCTTCATCTGGGGAAAGGTCGGACTTGGCAAGACGCACCTTATGCACGCCATCGGGCACCATATAGCGGCTACGAACAATAATACAAAAATACTTTATGTCAGCGCGGAAAAGTTCACCAACGATCTGATCACCGCGATCAGGAACAACACAAATCAGGAATTCCGCGCGAGGTACCGCGAACTTGACGTGCTGATGATAGACGACGTGCAGTTCATAGCCGGCAAGGAGCAGACGCAGGAAGAATTTTTCTGGACCTTCAACACCCTGCATGACGCGAAGAAACAGATAATCATAAGCGCCGACAGACCGCCTAAGGACATCGAGGGTATCGCCGACAGACTTGTTTCACGTTTCGAATGGGGCCTGGTAACCGATATCCAGCCGCCGGATCTGGAAACTCGCGTCGCCATACTCCAGAAAAAAGCCGAGATGAAAAAGTACATGAACATCCCTGAAGATGTCATCATGTTCATCGCGCAGAATATTCCAAGCAACATCCGCGAACTCGAAGGCTCACTGAACAGGATCGTCGCCTGTTCGGATCTCAACCACGAGCCGATCAACATCGAGAACGCAAGCGTATGGCTAAAGGATTTGATCAAAGAACATCCGCTCGGAACCGTGAGTATCGGCCTTATCCAGCAGCTGACGGCCGAATCTTTCGGCTTCACCGTCGAAGAGCTGCTATCGAAGAAGCGGACCGCCGACCTGGCCCTCGCGCGTCAGGCCGCGATGTATGTGGCGCGCAATAAGACAAGCGAGGCGCTGATCCAGATTGCCTACGCCTTCAACAAAAAGGATCATACGGTCGTTATCCACGCCTGCAAGAAGATTGCAGAGCTTATCAAGACGGACCTTCGAGTGCGCTCTTTTGTGGATAACATTGTGAATAAGTTATAG